The region GACGCACATAGGTCAGCTGGTGCAGCAAGTCAAGGAAGAGTTGCTGACGCCAATAAACACGCCGACGAAGCAGAGCCCGTTTGGAAGCGGACCACTGAAGCACAGTCCGGTGAATAACACGCAGAGCGGCAACACGGCACAGAGCGTAAACAGCGGAGTAAGTAGCACCAAGGGAACGAACGGATGCAGAGAAGCCTTCAACATAGAAGGAGTCTCATGCAAGGATAACGGCGACAGGAAGACGCAGAGCTACGGCCTGATGGACATAGTCAACTACAGAAGGTACCACAAGGCGAAGATGCTCAACGACTTCCTGGAACAGATGTACAACGAGTACCACTCGAGACCGGCACACAAAAGGTCGACGCACCTGGTTAACAACTACGTCAACATAGTGAAAAACGGGCAGCTGCTGACGACGGAGTTCATAATCCCGGAAAACGCAAGTCTGGACGTGGACTCGGAAGACTCGGACGAAACTGACGAGGAAACGCCAGAATTGAGGCAAAACGAAGGCCATGAATCGAGGTACAGCGAAAGGAACGGCGACAAGcagaaggaaaagggagaGTCAAGGCCTGGTGAGAAGCACAACGAAAAGGCGGACCCAAAGAACGCTGAGAAGCAGGGCGacaggaagaaggagcCTGCAAGGGAAGGGCCGAGGGTGAGGGAGTTTAAGCCCAGGGAGACGTactacgacgaggacgCCTCGTTCGTGCTCAGCAGGCTCCCGCTCGACACGGACATGATCAAGTTGTCATTCTACCACCGAGGAGTCTATCAGTGCAAGACGAACAGCCTGAAGACGTACGCGTACGCGCACGTGGCCAAGATATTTGGCTTCAAGGAGTCGCAGTACACGCTGAGCTCGACGCCGGTGAGCAGAGGGAGCGGCCAGTACAGCGAGGGCTCAGTGTCGACCAGTTCCGAGAGTACAGAGGAGGGGCCAGCAACAGTGTCAGAAAGGAGGTCGCCGCCACGGCCAGGGAAAGCAGGCGGCCCTAGCACCTGCATTGGCGTTACTGGTGTTAATGTAGGCGTTACTGGCACTAACATTGGCTTTACTGGTGTTAATGTAGGCGCTACTGGCACTAACATTGGCTTTACTGGTAATACCGGCCCCAGTGTTATTGGCGTCGGCAGCACCGGCACAAATGTCATCAGCACTAGGAATTCCAGCAGTCGCAGCAGCAGCCGCAGCAGTAGTAACTCGAGTAGAGGAAGGTATAGGCGTGACCTGGGAGGCGAGTTGAGAGCAGCAGATAAAACAGGTGAAGCAGATGAGATGAGTGAAGTGAGTGGGACGAACGAGGAAGAAGGGTCAGTTAAGAGTAGGCACACGTCAGTGTACTCGTCGTCAGGAAGTTCCGTcaagacgaagaagaacggAAAGGGTAGCAGAGGTGGGAGGAATGGTAAGAGTGGTGGAAGGACACAGGGTAGTAAGGGCAGTGGAGCTGGTAGGAAAGGAGTGATGGATGAGGACGATGCGCCCTCATTAATGGAAATAGATAGCGCTTATGTGGATGCGGCACTGACGTCGATGACGACGCCACCACCAGGAGCAACCTCAGGAGCCTCCATGGCTCCAATGTCAACAGTAATGAACACTGTAAACACAGACGCTGGTGCTACCACGGCCTATGCAACGGTGAATGCAGAGTCGACTACGGCAAACAGAGGTGCCAATATGACTACAGTAAACGCTACGACAACTGCCAATACAACAACGGTAACCACAGGTGCCAGTGTGACAACGACAACTGCCAATATGACTACGGTAAGCACAGGTGCACCTACTAGTGCTGACACCACTGCAGCCTATTCAACGGCCGCAAAAGCGACGGCGGTAAAAGCAAATGGTAGTATAATGAACAGTGGACATATGTGTAAAGATGAGCCGACGTTGACTATAGATTTGGACGACGCAGGTGAAGTGGACGCGTCAGGGCTAGCACAGAGCACGTCAAACGAGGAAGACAACTCTGCAGGACTAAACTACGGCTGGCACGAGCACGTAGTGAGAAACCTGAGTAAAAAGGCGTTTTTGGTTAAGAACAATAAGAACGAAAACAGCGAGCTGATAAGTAGAATGCTCAGCGAAGAGGGCAACGACGGGAAGGTCTGCAACGCGGAGCTGCTGAGGAAGCTCCACAGGTATAAGCTGCTGCAGAACATGCCGACGCAGGTGCTCAGCGGGCTGAGAGCCACTGGGAAGCTGAACATAGGCTTCCCGACGAGCCTGGAGATGTTCGTGCTCAACGTCCCGGACTCGATAATGGACTGCGGAATGTACGGGGGAGTGGGGAAGAGCTTCATGTACTCGCTCGACGCAATAGTCCACAACCTGGCGCTGCTGAGCACGATCATCAGAGTGGGCACGGTGAGCAACGTTAGAAAGAAGAACGCAAAGTAAATTGATGTAATAGTTGTAAGTGGATTAACTGGCGTAAATGTCGCCACTATTTTAACAACAGTGAACGTTAAAGTTATATTAATGTGGTAGTATATTAACTGGTGTTATGTAGTAATCAAGTAATTGGTATCAGTATATTAGTTGGTGTTATGTAGTAATCTAGTAATTGAAATTGGTATGATATTAACAACGGGTTTGAGTAACAGTGTATTGGTAACAGCAACCGCTGCGAGTGGCAGTGTGTTAGTTGACAGCATAAACTAGTTTAACGGGTAACAACTACCAGTATAACTGGCAACAGCACAAACTAGTTTGAGTAACAGTGTATTGGTAACAGCAACTGCTGTAAGTGGTTACTTCTTGATGAGGTACCCGACCTCGTTCAGCTTCGCGCGCTTAGAGTCTGGAGCCTCGGAGGAGGCAGCGTCGAAGAGCCACTTCTTCGTGTTCCTGTTGGCGCGCTTCCGCGACTCGAGCAGCTGCTCCTCGCGCTCCTTGTCGAGGGCCCTCCGGGCCTCCTCGAAGGGGTTGCAGTAGACGAGGGTGGCGAGGAGCCGGGGAGGCTTCAGGGGAcgctcctcgtcgtcgaccTTGAGGGCGTTCCAGCGCCGCAGCACCTCGAGGCCGCCCACGACCTTGCCGAACACCGTGTGCACGTTGTCGAGGTGCGAGCAGGTGTTGAAGGTGATGAAGAACTGCGAGCCGTTGGTGTGTTTCCCCTTGTTGGCCATGGAGAGCACGCCCGCGCCGACGTGGAAGAGCGTGTTGTCGAACTCGTCGCGGAAGAACCGGGGGACGGCCTCGGAGACCCCGTCCCGCCTGGCCCTGGTGGAAAAGGCGCTCTCGCCGCCGCGGCCCGTGTTCGTAGGGTCCCCGCCCTGGATCATGAAGTCGGGCACGCAGCGGAAGAACTCGGTGCCGTCGTAGTAGCCGTCCTCGCAGTGCTGCAGGAAGTTGTCGCAGGCGACGGGGACGCGGTCGGCGTGGAGCATCACGTTGAGGTCGCCGTCGCTGGTGCTCAGCTTAACGTAGCCCTTCTGCTTCCGCCGCTTCACGTACTCGTAGAGCGGCAGCCGCACCTCGAAGACGGTCTTGTCGCGGTACTCGACGCGGTAGCTGGGGTCGACTGACGTCGACGTGAAGCTGCTCGCGTGGCTGCCGGTGGTGAACAGCTCGTGCTTCGGCCGGTCGGGTGCGTCGCTCTGGTCGCTTTTGAAGATCTTCGCGTgcttgtccagcagctccggCCTCTCGACCATCTTGGTCATCACTGCGGAGTAGATGTGGTTGCCCTTGATCTCGTTCTCGCTCCTCTGCGCCTTGAAGTACGTCGAGTTCACGTGCTTGAAGTTTGCGATGGTCCTCAGGTCGGTGTTATGAGGGTCCTGAATGGTGACTATATCTGCCTTGGTAAACTTAATCCCTAAAATTCGTGTTAGTGTGCATTATCTGTAAAAGAAACTAGTATGTGTGAGtgaatgttaaaaaatgtgtgagCGTCACTAGCGGACTCTATAAAATTGCTGATCCAATTGCAACTAGCATTAATATGggaaatataaatatctaGATAGGTTTATGTAAAAAAAGGACGTACCAGATAGAGGATCGCTCATGGAGCCGTCAGATTGCTTTGCTGCCACCTGTTTTAGCGTCGAATAGCCGTACACGTTCCCGGAAGTCCTCACAGCCACAATGTGGGAGCCTGAAGTGAACCTTTTGAGTGAAAGCGGGCACTGAAAAAAGTTTTTCTCGTCCTTAGTAAAATGTAAGGGAAACAGGTCATCCATGGTTAAAGTTTCACCTGTAACTGGGTTCCTTCCATACTTGGAAACAAACTCTTTAATCTTATCGTGGTCAAAAACATGACCTTCTATGGTACAAAAGGGGTTAGTGAAGGGAACGAGGGAGAGGAAGCAGGAATCCAGCGGAACGAGCTCGGCAGGCCTGTTGGTGGCCGTGGGAGCCTGAGTCCTGGCTAACTCAGAAGGcaaaatgtataatttgtCCTTGCTGTGGCGATGCTTGCTACTTCCCATCTAAATCATAATACTCAGGGTTAATATTGTATGGAGGTCTTGGGACCTCATACCAAGATTAATTATGGAAAATCAGAACacataaaatgtaaaatactcaattttgtactataatttataactaTATCGTTGAGCCTAAttaaatatggaatctCGAGTGAGATGGTAGCTTTTTCAACTTTGCCTCTAATAGGCATCCTTCTACTTATAAATTCctatacatttttaattaacaagaataaatcaaattgtTTCAATAATTTGGGCCTGAAACACAAAATATTAGTCGGTATTGCGGTTCAACATGACGAGCCGTTTATACTTACACAGTCTTTGGAGCCCGGTAAACAGAACGAACTCGTGATAAATGAACGCGAAACTCACggaattaacaaaataataaaggatATAGAAAGGAGAAATAGTAGAAATGACCCGATTTTCCCGGTTGGCTCAATAGTGTTTGTGAAAAAAGGAAAGTAAGTAAAGACGTTAAATAAGCGAATACAGGTTTCGGTGCTCGCGCGGAACAGTTTTGTTCAACAAACCGACGGAAATCGCTAAGCCCTATGAAGTAAGTCAATGCGCATCATATTTGTGTTAGGTGCTCCTAGCATTAGATTGTAGAAACTACGAAGGAATAGTTAAAGAGGATTTGTCAATGGATCACGGAACAAGTCTGTGGTTCAGCGAGAAGGACCTGTCGGAGGACGagatatattttaagaaAACGCCGCCACTGCTCTCCTCAGACTACGTGCCAATAACGAAACACCGATACATTAAAACGAGCAGAATATACAACAACACGCTCATCaactgtttaaaatataatgaaatcGTTTCGACGTACAAGGAGGCAGTtaggaataaaaaaacgGACCACTTCACGCCGGTGATTGCATATTCACAGCTGGCGCGCTCGTTGAACATATTTAGCACGGAGTGCCAGGATAACATCATCAAGGGCACGCACGAAAAGTACGTGTCGTTCAAAAAGGTGTTGAACGAAAAGgtagataaaaaatttattgaacAGCTAGTCGACGACGTCCTGCAGAGTGTGAGGAACTCGGAGCTGACGATGGTTAACTACTCGTGGATACTCTGGGCAACGACGAAGTTCGACTACTACGACATATTCAGCCATAAGTTCCTGACGCTCGTGAAGGAGGTGCACAGGAGTATGACGCTGGAGGGGCTGAGAGCACTGGACAGCACGTGCCTCTGCAACGTGCTCTTCAGCTACACGCGCTTTAACCCGGAGTCGATCGACCACATATACAACATCTCGAAAATACTGACGACCATTCCAATGGAAAATGCGAAGACGCTGGTAAGTTGGATGCTTATTATGGCAGTAACGCGGAGCGTGCACGTGATATATGGGAATGATAGAAGATAGCTGTGAGTTGGGAAAGTGCGGGtgttaattaatttgtagCCCCTGAACCTAATGCTGAGTGTGTTCTACATTAAAAACCTGGACCCGGggaacctgctggagtacctgacgCAGTACATCCTGAAGTACCACTACAAGATTCCGAAGTCGGAGGCGATCTACTTCATAAGGAGCCTGCAGGACTACAAGACGGTGCCGCCGCAGGTGATGGACAAGTTGTACGCAATAGCGTTTTCGcacgaagatgaaaagaGTAGAGTCTTCAGCTCAAGCGTAGGTGCTGCCGAGTTAACGTGATTTAGGACTTCTACAACCTGCTCCTGTGCTCAATACGGGACAAGGAGATGTTCACGCTCTTCGAGAAGGAGGTGTACCTGTCGGACACGATGCTGGAGCCCTACGCAATGCTCAAGTCGCTGCACGTGCTGTCGAGAACGAACTACAACAAAATGACAACGTGGATACTGGACAAGGTAGGAGAAGAGGCAGTCACAAGAACGTACAGGCCATTTCAAGCATCGAGTACTTCTCGGACCTGGAAAAGAACAGGTTCTTCACGTCGACGTGCAGAGTGGCGAACGTGCCCAAACAGCTAATCAACACGCTGTATAAGTACTTCAAGACGTACATGTGAGTTTGCTCGAGGCCATAAGAAAGCGTAGGTTCCAGAAGCCGGACCTCATAACGTTTCAAATATTCCTGAGGTTCATAAATAAGCACAACCTGGGAACGAGAGACGATATACTAGGTAGTAATTTGTTTGGATACGCAATGGATAGGCAGAAGGAGAGTTATGTAGTTACATAGGCAGATGTTCAGACAGACAGTTACATAGATTATGGTAAACAGTTTTAGCCGAGACAGATAGGGAGTAGTGTAGACGGGTAGCAGCATAGGTATGGAGATACATGGTGATACATGCGATACATGGCGTTGCAGGAATTTTGGAAACACTGAGCACGAACAAGTTCAACTggaacctgaacaacgCGAACAGGTTcctgctgaacctgcaCATACAGTCGCAGAAGCACGACATAAACGCGCACGAGCACTACCCGGAGTTCATCGAGGAGGTGGTCTCCTACGTAGCGCCGGATAAGAAGTACCACATCAACGAGTACGCACACCTGATATACTGCATATCGGAGGTGGCGCCGAAGCTCTTTGACAAGGCGGCGGAAATAGCGCTGAGGTACAGAGTGAACAGGAAGATTACGGGCGAGGCGGTGAGCAAGGGAGTGTTGAACCTGGCGCAGGCGCTGTACAACATAGGTCTGAGGTTCTCAAAGGACTTCAACGACTACTCCTGCATGAAGGTAATCAGCTTCAACAACAGCGGAAAACCCTGCACGGGAAAGCCAGTGTCGACAGCGTGCTACGAGTTCCACAACTCGCCCAGATGCAGCCAGTGGTCAACGATGTTCCTGTACCTGCTAGTAAGTGGGAGTAGATAGCGCACCTACACAGACAGTTATGAGTAGTTAGTTGTGCGTATAAAGGAAACGGCATCCTATTTATATGTGGTAGTTGATGTAAAAGTTACGGTACATGAAAAGTAGTTGAAACTGTGTTTATGGATGATGTAGGTCAGAGGAGGCTTCATAACAGTAGTTAACTTTCCGAAGAGAAGGTTGATAGAGTTTCTGGCGCCAGTGAAAAAGTACCTGTCCAACTTTGATCTGAGGATACTGAGAATGTCAATGGACTACCTAGGCGTCGAAGACCACGAGCTGGATGACCTGATCAGGAGCGTCCCGAAGGGCATAAAGGAGTTAACAAGACAAGAGTCAGTGCCATCATCGCCAAACCTATAATTTCTCAATTCTGTATTCAGCAACAAGgataatgtaaattagtaGATGAATACACAGGTGTTAGTGGCTGTGCAATTATTTAGTTAGTGCGGAGTTAGCATGGGTAGGCAGTGGCCAGTTGTAGCATCGGCTGGTGGATGTGGACtaaaagtagtagtaatagtcGTGGATGGGAGTTAGTGAGTAGGTAACGAATAAGTTCGCGTAGTTTAGTAGAAGATTAGTTTATTCCAATGATTTCGAGTTGAGCGCGTGGATGGAGTCGTCCCTCAGGAGAGGAGCGAAGTCGCCCCTGGTGGGAAGAAGAATGTCGCATTTGAAGTCGTCGCCGCAAGAGTCGTTCCTGTCGTCAATGCTGGAGGACTCCTTAACGGTCTTGTCGACGACGAGGTCGTCGGAAGACCTGCTAAGGCCCTGCAGGAAGAGGAGCTCCTCCGCAGTCAAGTTAGCCTCCTTGATCTTGCTGGGAATGTCAATGCCCTTCAACAAACTGATGATGTCGTTATCAGTGAGCTTAATTAGAGGGTTGTTGAAGAGATCGGAATGGGATGATTCGGGGGTCTTGCGGGGCAGTTTTAAGTCTGCAGACCTGGAGGGCTGAGCAAAGGCGCCTGAGCTGGCGAGAGCCCTCATCAAAAGGGAGGCGGACTTGGAGGCCTTGAGACCGTCGAGGAGGGAAAGAGACCCGCTCGAATTGTCGGCTGCCTCCTGAGAAGCCTGCTCGGAGGACCTTGAGTCCGAGATCACGAGGAGCTTCTTAAATTTGGCCTCGACGCTCTCAATGTTGGACACCGCGGACTGCTCCTGGGCCTTGGCGGCCTCAGTCTCCTCCGTGGCGTTGTTGCGAACACTTAAAAATGCGTAGTCGGACGAGAGGACGTCCAGCTTGTTTTCAGCGTCGGCCACGCCCTCAAACCTCATGCTCCTGATGTAGTTCTCAAGAATGTCATTGGAGGTTTTGAGGTCCTCGGAGACGTCGAACATCTTGTCCTCCTCTTTGGACGCGAATTCGGGCGAGAGGTTTAGTCCGGAGTTGAATGCAGCCTGCTCGGCTTGGAGCACCGGAGAGGCGCCGACCTTGTCGTTTGAGTTTCCGTACTTCAAGTTATACTTTGCAAAGTTGTAGCCCACTGACTCGTGGTTCTTCATAAACTGCTCAAACTCCTTGGCGTCCATTTCTCTCGTTTGAATCACCTGGGAGTCCCTGGAGTTGACGTTGATCATGTCCACGTTTGAGTCGACCTGTTATATGTCAGTTAGAGTTTACTTAGTTGCACCTTTATGTAATTATGTACTGGTAAGTCATCGTTAACTGGCTGTGTAGTTGCATTGGTTTAAGTATGTAGTTACATAAATATCGCTGGTCTGGCGGTCACAAGGTTACACGTAACATGGACGTGAAACCACGTGAAAGCACAGATGCGATTGCATAACTGGATAGGTTTGACTAAAATACCTCAGGCCTTGGCTTTAAAATTTGGATGATGTCCCTTATCTCCTCCTCGTTGTTCCTGCAGATCAGCTCAATCCTAGACAGCCTCGCGTCGATGGTCCTCAGAGTGTAGCCTATGCCTCCGAGGTTAGAGTGACTGCGGTCTATCAGTTGGCCGGACGGGATCTTTCTGGGATGGGCCACGAATGAGACTGGCGGCGTCGCTATCCTCCGTCCGATGTCGCTCTTGTACTCGGTGTCCACGGGCCTCGAGTTCTGACGCAGCCTCTCGTTGTAGTAGGCGTAGCCAGGGTCGAACCTCAGCGGGACTCGGTCGTCGTGCGCGAGGTAGCTTGCCCGGGTGATGTAATGCATGGGTGATATCGGCATCTTCATCTTTATCTGGCCTGCTTCCGTCACGTACTGCTGTTTGAAAACGGGGTTGGGGTTCTGCTTCTCCCCGGGGTTGATACAGCAACTCAAGGGGCAGGGAATCATGTTTGGCGAGatcatattaatttttcagGAATGGGATGTGTTGTAGACTCTGGAGcgtataatattatttaaactcaTTCCTGTGTTCATCGGTGCTCATCGGAAGAACACAGGTGagataattaaaatatatggtACATCAtcaaaaaattataaacgCTAGTCGTTTGCGCGTTGAACTCCTCTTCTATGGCGCTTTTCGAGTAAAACTGCTCCTTTGACTCCCTTTTCAGTATCTTCAGAGTCTGACTCAGACTCTCTAGGTTTTCATGCCCCTCCAGGTCCAACTTCGAAAAGTGATTCAGTGATGACGAAATGCAGCTGGAAAGTGAAACGAGTTCTTCCAGACTGAAGTACTCCATTCGGGGGTATATCAGCTTCAGATTCTCCCGCAAAAGCTCATATACTCCGTCGGAACTCCCCAGCGCTAGCGAGTCTGAAATATAGTCGAGCAACTTCACATCGTGTCCCACGGTGAGTCTATCTTCCCGATCCTCCTCTGAACAGACATTTGCATATATAGGCATACAGGCGTATTTATGTCGATATTTATGCACGTATTCTTTGACGTGCGTTCAGTAGTACGTGCGattactcattttatacGTAACATAGTCGTTAACTTACTGTCGTCGGCCCTAAAATACTCCAACAACTTGTCAACTAAATGAACATGAGCACACTGTGCAAAGTACCTGTTGAGTCTGTGTATTCCTTCACTCTACTGCTACTTTCTTGCTCTAGTACCCCGTTACAAATGCTAATTGAAGATATTGTCCTTAGCACTTGCACCCTTTCACTTAGTGTAAAATCCTCAGATAGCATATTTGAGACGCATTTCATCGCCGCTTCTGCGAAACTTATCAAATCACCCAGCAGCCCATTTGACAGCGACTTCTCAATGTTTTCCGCAAATTCCGCGGCAATTTTGCTGAAATCGCTGGTACTCTTCTTATTTAGGTTCCCTGACATGTGCAACATGTCCAATGCTAAAAACGGCTTCTCGCGCACTCTCCTTGAGCAGTAGAATGGGTGTATAACGTTTCTAATGAGCTTGCAGAGACTCAAGCCGTCATTTTTTGTCGTAGACTCTGGTATCTCCATCATGTAGCTCGTGAAAACCCTCATCAACAGTGAATACAGTCTGTGATCTCCTCTGGACAGTGTGTGTGTTGTCAGGTGAGGCTTGTAGTAATTCACTTGATCGTCCCTGTAAAACTCGCATTTAGggtcaattttataaaagtGCACGTGCGAATGGTCCAAAATCGTCTTTGGTGATACtagttttaattcattaattgtattttcAGAATCGCCCTTCAGGCCAATCAGAAGTGCGTATAGGTTTGTCAGAATACTGTGTGCCTTGCTACCATCACACACACTGCCATCGCCGCCGATAACTTCATTTGAGTACCTTGAGTAGTCCAACACTGTCGCTATGATGTTGCAAACATAAATCCTCGGGTATGTCTGGAACTTAAACTTATTCAAAATAAGGTGCTCTATTTTTCCGTACAGGTTCTGAAAGTTGACGGTGTAGCTAACTGCAGCTCCGCAGTCGATATAAACTGCGACACTGGCGTCTACGGCACTGGCAGCGTTGCTGACCTCACCAGTCGTCTCATCCTCAGGGCCACTCAATGACGCCTGGCCCCCCTCCTTAGAACCTAGATCCAACTTCCCACAATCCGATGCTCTTGCCTTTGAACTCGTTTGACTCTTCCAACTCACATTGTTTGTTTCAATGTTATGCCTCCATAGCCTTTTAAACTCTATTCTGTGATGTACTGACGATATCAAAAACTCTGAGTTGCAGTTAAAAATCGCCTTCAAGGCTTTCATGTCATCCAACAGTATGTTAGAGGTGTCAGCATCGGCACCCGTAGCAGCAGTACTAGAGCTGCCACTCTCTCCGGAAACTTCATTATTGGTTCCTTTCAAGATCCGTTGAACATAGTTCTCAAAGTTTTGTAAATCCAGAAGTGGCATCTTAAATATTCGTGAGAGCATCTTCGTATACATTTCCACGAAGTTCGCGTCCTTTTTACTTCTGAAAAACGTGTTTGAGACCTCAATCATGTCATCCGTGCTCAACGACTCCATGTTATCGTAGACGTGCCCGTACAAAACATCA is a window of Theileria orientalis strain Shintoku DNA, chromosome 2, complete genome DNA encoding:
- a CDS encoding peptidyl-prolyl cis-trans isomerase — protein: MGSSKHRHSKDKLYILPSELARTQAPTATNRPAELVPLDSCFLSLVPFTNPFCTIEGHVFDHDKIKEFVSKYGRNPVTGETLTMDDLFPLHFTKDEKNFFQCPLSLKRFTSGSHIVAVRTSGNVYGYSTLKQVAAKQSDGSMSDPLSGIKFTKADIVTIQDPHNTDLRTIANFKHVNSTYFKAQRSENEIKGNHIYSAVMTKMVERPELLDKHAKIFKSDQSDAPDRPKHELFTTGSHASSFTSTSVDPSYRVEYRDKTVFEVRLPLYEYVKRRKQKGYVKLSTSDGDLNVMLHADRVPVACDNFLQHCEDGYYDGTEFFRCVPDFMIQGGDPTNTGRGGESAFSTRARRDGVSEAVPRFFRDEFDNTLFHVGAGVLSMANKGKHTNGSQFFITFNTCSHLDNVHTVFGKVVGGLEVLRRWNALKVDDEERPLKPPRLLATLVYCNPFEEARRALDKEREEQLLESRKRANRNTKKWLFDAASSEAPDSKRAKLNEVGYLIKK